Proteins from one Triticum aestivum cultivar Chinese Spring chromosome 7A, IWGSC CS RefSeq v2.1, whole genome shotgun sequence genomic window:
- the LOC123153625 gene encoding 2-oxoglutarate-dependent dioxygenase 33-like — protein sequence MRGIALALGAPSDAFQGGTAGDPFWYLRLIGYPAPASIPQEQRTDTGCGAHTDYGLLTLVNQDDDICALEVRNLSGEWIQAKPVPGTFVCNIGDMLEVWSNGIYQPTLHRVFNDSLHYRVSVAFFYELSIHQQKENNFLLG from the exons ATGCGAGGTATAGCCTTGGCACTAGGTGCGCCGTCGGATGCTTTCCAAGGCGGAACGGCGGGAGATCCCTTCTGGTATCTCAGGCTGATTGGGTATCCAGCCCCAGCTAGTATTCCACAGGAGCAACGCACTGATACTGGATG TGGAGCTCACACGGATTACG GCCTTTTGACACTGGTTAACCAAGATGATGACATTTGTGCTCTTGAG GTCAGAAACCTGTCTGGCGAGTGGATACAGGCGAAGCCAGTCCCTGGGACCTTTGTGTGCAACATTGGTGACATGCTAGAG GTTTGGTCTAATGGAATATATCAGCCCACACTCCATAGAGTTTTCAACGACTCCCTTCATTACCGTGTATCTGTTGCCTTCTTTTACGAGCTATCTATTCATCAACAAAAGGAAAATAATTTTTTGTTAGGTTAG